The sequence ggtttatgaggaaaacattccaggatttttctccatatagtggacttcaacagttaccgacgggttgaagatccaaattgcagtttcaatgcagcttcaaaggactctaCAAGGACGTGGACGCTTTTTAACGATCTGTAATTTTCTACcgcaaatgctcgtcttgcacgaCTTCATGCATTACGTagtcacattggaaaggtcacgtgtgacgtaggcagaagtactgAAAGACTCCacctcattttctcctccaaatTCAAAATCGTCCAaaatcgttgttttaccttttttgtaaagggcgtttgacttagtctttgcacgttcgctttctAAACACTGGATCAGTACTTCCACCTATGaaacgcatgacctttccaacgtcattacgtaatgcgtggcgcatcgcaaagcagtgcaagacgagcatttgtggttaaaaggaatataaattaaataaatttttagaaaatgaccaattcgtttggctgggatcgtgtagagacCTTTGATGCCCTGAAActacaatttggaccttcaacccattggtcctcgttgaagtccactatgtggagaaaaatcctgcgatgttttttttttcttcaaaaaccttaatttttttccgactgaagaaagaaagacatgaacgtcttggatgacatgggggtgagtaaattatcaggagattttaattctgaagtgaactaatccttaaatgtattttaatatggGCATCCCAGGTCTGCTGTTGTCTGTACATGATAATCAGGTGTTTAAAAATTGTCAGTTAAATTAGTTGTGCAAAGACCACTGACTAGAAATGACACTGGAGAAATAAACAGATATCTATGACAAATCATTAACTtgctatttttttattcaaaaagggCTACATGATGAAAAAAGGCCATAAAAGGAAGAACTGGACAGAACGATGGTTTAAGCTCCATCTCAACTACATATCCTATTATGTGAGTGAAGACCTAATAGAGCAGAAGGGATGTATTACGCTTGATCGCAACTGCTGTGTTGAGGTAAaagctagatttttttttttttttattttgtagtatttGTTGTTCAGAGTTTAAGTTTAAAGGTATATCCCAATgcatcccaattcgcctacttataatGTCCTAAAAGTactatttttttgtaaagaaaaagtacatacattTGAGAATGTAGCAGAACAGTAGGTACATTTTAGGACATACTACTACGTGAGAACTGTGTCATAAACGGACCGCAcatcctgtcaatcatcttgtcacagttaacCGCCTCATTTACACATTCCACgtttcagtttatttaatttatgctACTCAACAATTCTTCCCACCATATTGGAGAGAAAAGAACTGGCATGTTTAACTGTCATTTGTGGGTCTTTATTGTGGAGAACTCTCTTTATGtttttgcataatgatgcatttaagaGTTAATGGCCAAATGCATCTTTAAAAAAGATCACAATGttgttgcagattttttttttttttttgttggataTTGATTATTAATCACTCAAACTCCTTTATCTAAAACTCTATCTAAAACTCTACTTAATAATCAGTCTTGCACATCCATTTTTACACATTTGAAGTTCTGAACTCAATCCTCCTCAAAAGCGCAAtaggttgtgggcaatattaggtCTGCACTTTGAATTTTCATCAGAAATAGTAGAGCATCCATGTACTTTTAGGGTACTAATTTCAGCATACTATGAATTGGGACACACTCATTCCCATTTTGAATACTATTTTGGATGGATAGTTTgtgaattgggatgcagcaaTAGTTCAGACAAAGAAGAATATTTTGTTATCATTTACACACTCTCTAATGTTGATCCAACCCTGTATGATTGGCTTATGAAAGCAAATTTTTAGCCGAATGTCCAAGCTGCCCTTTTCCAGATAATAACAGTCAATGAGTAGTCAAAAAAGCCCCTAGAGTTATATTGCGAGTCTGCTTGAAGTCATACGGACAGAATTTAAGTTGTTAGACACCAGAAATCCCTTTTGCACTTCCATATATTCAAGCTTGGCACCTCAAGATCCAAGATGCATGTTTTATAACAGAGATTATTTCATGCTGTGTGACTGATCACGGTgtgttacatttaaatattctgAATTATATTTAAGCCTGACTGGAAATAAGAGCTATGGCAGGAcaacatacaggtttggaacaagcataatggtgaataaatgatgagggaattttgatttttggattaactattcctttaaatatctaaaatgCTCTGTCTTTGCAGTCCTTACCAGACAAGGATGGAAGGAAAAACCTCTTCATTATTAAATGTGTTGAGAAAAGTTTTGAGATCAGTGCACCggataaaaagacaaaacaggAGTGGATTCAAGGTATCACATATCATTGGTTACACTGATGATGGTTTTGTACTGTATATCCACAACTCTGCCCTCCCATTCTCctgtttaaacatgtttttgttcatgTGTACGTTAGCCATCCAGGACTGCATTGTCCGCATAAGGCAGGGCCTTTCCTCCTCACACCGAGAATCCAGACAGAAACGCAGAGAGCTGAGAAACAGGATGAAAGCTGAACAGGAGATGATGGAGAACAGAATGAGACAGCTGCAGTTGGCCAACGAGAGCAAACAGGCCCAGCTGGAGGCCATGAAGGTACTGTGGCCTTCCTTGAATCGTTGAAAGATACAAACATAAGTCACCTGCTAAAACGTCTTAGATTTCAAGCCATTTAGTAGTATCTCTGTTGGGGATGTTGGATTAAACATGTATTCAGTAGTTCTTTAGCATAACATTGGCTTTCTTTGTGTactttaaatggttagttcacccaaaaatgaaaattatcccatgatttactcaccctcaagccatcctaggtgtatatgacttttttctttcagatgaaagcaatcggagatatatttaaaaatatcctgcatcttccaagctttataatggcagtgaaaggGGGGCctgattttgaagcaaaaaaactgcatccatccatcgtaaAAGTACTCTTctgggggggttaataaaggcattttgaagtgaagcgatgggtttttgtgagaaaaaaatccttatttaaaactttaactataataactagcttccggcagacgacTGTAcacatgaattagaagtctaaaataaccaaatttaaagagaaatgttggaggatttcgataAAAGAGAAAAGGatcttgagtttgttgcccaaccctatttgtttaaatcgcaagaggcgtctaagcttacgatactcctgcGTCATACATTGCGTCAGGGCGTTACTCTTGTGGTGCAAGTCGAATTGCTCAGTATGCATACGGTCGTCtgtcggaagctagttattttggatggttaagttttaaatatggatatttttcttgcacaaacccatcgctttgcttcagaaggtctttattaacccccagagCCTGTGTGgagtacttttatgatggatggatggatggatgcaatttttttgcttcaaaatcagGCCccctattcactgccattataaagcttggaagagccaggatatttttaaatatatctcttactgtattcgtctgaaagaagacagtcaTATACTGCTTGTatggattgagggtgagtaaatcatggaataattttcatttttgggtgaactaaccctttaagtaccgATAACACAATGCCATCTTTCGACATTGCATGGTCGTTGTTACGTCGTTTTATGCAAATTAACACAATTCTATTGAGTTTTAGAGAGCGGTTTGCACAATACATTCTCCTAGCTGttaaacaaaacagaaacaacTTGTGCATCTACTCATCATCTAATCGTTCCACATTGTGTATAATGTACCGATGTTTACTCTTATTGTTTGTCTTGCACTCATTTTTATCTGTACAAGTACTGATTCTTCCATTGTCTCCATTAGTAAAGCACGATAATAACTACACTACTCTACACTACTAGCGTATCTACAGAGGCGCTGTCACTATGAAGATTCTCTTCAGTTTTTAGTGAAATTGTGCGTTCACACCATGTTGGAATTACTATACGATATATACGATATTATATATTACGAGATTCGTCCACGTCCTTGTAGAACTTGTAATTACAACTTGTAAGCTCCGACTTGTACCACGTGAAATAGCTGAATAGAATGTGAGGTAActgtatggagtcaaattaatgccttaaagttttgcacaaaaataaagttttgcaaaacacaaaaaagaattgagcaataaaaaaatgttttgcaaacaaaaataaagaattgcaaaggaaaaataaagtattgagcagaaaaaaataagttttgcaaacaaaaataataaattgcaaaataaaataaagtagtgcaaaaataaaaatataatcaattacaaaaatcaatgacagctgtaatcctattttatctttgccaaagatttttcatgctcaaacctactaaatcatttgcaacgctcattttattctgcgtttcagtcaagcgtgcgctcacgataccggttttctttttgcgctgcacttttctgtgcggatctctttatggcactggtttgacgtgggggtggagtcaagaaacgggggcacgcccccgcgaaatgcattggaggggaacgtaatcagcgacaggtgaaataattctttgacatggttaaaaataatgaatggtttgtttttgttggtttgtttagcatatgttgtcgccaattacgaccccctccaatgcatttcttatagtaatatgacctgttgtgctctgtctcactgcctgtatccacttttgtgtccttaaacattcgttttttggtgtcgacagcttataaaaacttatttctgggttttttagcttgttagctgtacaccttgtcacacagcagcttttatgcattgttctgttttttgtaatgagtcagaaaagacaaggaggcagcatcatgcattacaaagtcaatggagacggttggattgattTTCCCcccggttggattgtttttcccccggtgggcatggttttcagattataataaatgcgctctgtctctatgcttgatctgttctgttgcgatctgcgtctcctgtcgatgacgtgtttcgcggggcgtgcccccgtttcttgactccacccccacgtcaaaccagtgccataaagagaaccgcacagaacaGTGCAGCACAAACGAaagccggtatcgtgagcgcacgcttgactgaaacgcagaataaaatgagcgttgcaaatgatttagtaggtttgagcatgaaaaatatgtggcaaagataaaataggattacagctgtcattgatttttgtaattgattatatttttatttttgcactacgttattttattttgcaatttattatttttgcttgcaaaacttatttttttctgctcaatactttatttttcctttgcaattctttatttttgtttgcaaaacatttttttattgctcaattcttttttttgttttgcaaaactttatttttgtgcaaaactttaaggcattaatttgactccatataactgccttaaagaaaattaacgatgttaaatatttaattaatctttaaGAATAATGCAATGGCAGCGCGACTACTTTGAACTCATGAATGTAAATAACATACAGTGAAATGATTGTCGTGTGACACAAAATAGtgagtaaaatattttaatacaaatacaTAAATTAGTTAATTCTGATCTTATTCATCAAGTCTCACACTGCAGTGTCGCAATCGCTAGTTTAGAGCGCCAACACCCTGTGGTGAAATCACGGTTTATGGAAACAACTGAGCAGTATTATTTTAAACCGAATGTGCGTCACGAGGCTCAGTGTAAGTAGTCCTTTGATAGTGGCATTGATAACCATTATGAGATCAATCTTCATCTCATGTGAGTGTATACAACAATCAGGTGACTCTTTACAAAAACAGAATTTAATTTATGTgtataacttgttaaattagCACCGTACAAATAAGTGCACTTTTAAACGATATGTATAGGCTAACCATTTCATTCTTTTCTCTCTATTGAAATACCATTTTCTCTTTGTTCTCTTTTTAACTTCCTTTGACACATTTTTATTCACCTACATTATTTCTGTTTATAGCGGACTATTAGTAATGGTCACACTGTTAGTAATGTGAGAAGAATGTTTCACATcacatttgttgtttttttctctgttAAACTAATTAGGTTTCATGTTAATAGACTCTTGCAAACCTGTTCGACCATGAAAAGAAAGCTAATGAAGTTCTTACTAAACCTCTTCTCATCTCTAAACTGAAGCTGATAAATGTGAAGATAATtgtagaactttttttatgctAAAACAACTCTGCTGTCGGAGCCATAGTCTTGTGAATCGTGCTCTGACATATATTGCAACAGCACTGCAGGCAACAATCCCAACTGCCTTATCAAatattagcaaaaaaaaaaagagccccAAAATATATCTTAAAAATGCTCTGCTTTTTGCAGATATTTTAGGACACCTGCAAAAGAGAACTCCTGAACCATATTTCCTGTCTATGGGTGGTTTTGACAGTTACTAGTtcctgttttatattttcaatctCAAGGGATTTGTACATACCTTATCGCCTGTGAAAGGAAATATGATTATTCCTAGACTAGTTTGATTTTTAACTCCTGTCAACCATGCAAGGCCGGTAAACTTGGAAACTTTTGCACAATATGAAAATGCAGAAATGCATATCTGAAGTCCCACACAACTAGACAACTTTGCAactcaaacacatttttattcaaataacaCACATCTTAACCACTTAACCACTtccatcatgaaataaaaaataaataaggtagttgtgactttttatctctcaattctgtcttttttctcagaattgcaagataaactcacaatttcgaattataaagtcataattgcgtgatataaacttgcaattgcatttttaaaaaaaaaagatttatataaGTAATATTAGTTTAAGATataagtttatatcatgcaattctgactttataactcgcaattgtgagtttatatcacgtaatttggagaaaaaagtcagttataaagtcagaattgtgtgattaaaaactcacaattgcaagaaaaaaaaagttacctttttaattgttttatttagtggcggaaacaagcttccataactttaaaaagcTGCACAAAATGGTTCTGAATGCCTTGCGTCGTAGACTTGTACTATAAGTGCATTGTTGTAAACATGTATTTGTGCGTATATAAATTGTGGGATGAACTGAAGTGATTTTGTTGAAATCAATAGCTTGGCACAGCTGCTGATTGAAACTGGAACTTtcacttttaatattaaacaGTGACTGAAGGCTAGttttaatttgttgtttttctccCTGTACTGTCTGGCTCACAGAAGCCTTGTTAGTTACTGCTTTCATTTTGTCTGCATGTTGCAGAACCTACATGAAGCGTCACTCAGGGGTGATTTGGAGGAACAGAGAAGACTTCAGACCCAAGCAGAATTACTGGAACGATACAGACAAGATCTGGAACAGGAGAAAATGGTAACTACAACAGCCTTATGTCTTGTTCACAATGACAGTGATTTTATTGCTGGAGGTCACCAGGTTGCTTGTAGGCGTTCATTTGGCTGGATATCCTAACATAATTGTAATTgccaaaacttttgaaaatcTGTTCACAAATTGAATTTATTAttggttttaaagggttagttcacccaaaaatgaaaattctgtcattaattactcaccctcatgtcgttccacacccgaaaaacctttgttcatcttcggaacacaagttaagatatttttgataaaatctgctcagtgaggcctgcatcgccagcaataacactccctttttcaatgcccataaagctaagaaaaacatatttaaaacagctcatgagagtacagtggttcaactttaatattataaagcgacgagaatactttttgtgtgccaaaaataacaaaatagcaactttattccacaatatcgagtaatgggcaatttcaaaacactgcttcatgaagcttcgaagattTACGAAttatttgtttcgaatcagtgatttgatttcatggtgactttgcTGAAATTAAGGGTGTCAGCtgattaaaatttatatatatatataaatagttgCAATTTGTTGTGAACATGTTAATGCATTTAGCTCCTTTTtaagaaaagaaagagaaaataacGCAAAATTATTGTATAGAAATGCAGCTCTTTTCTTGTCAGTTTGCAAGAAAGCACAATAAAAAATCTACTGTTGCAGCTGCACTTCTGCGCCACATGTGCAGGATGTGCGAAACAGGTCTGATGtattaaagaaatttaaaatggCCTCCTAGGCTCGAATGCAGATGGAAGAGCAGGTCGTTGAAAAGTCCAGCGAAGTGGAGCAGTACTTTCAGCGTATGCAGGAACTGGAAGACATGTACCGTCAACTGAAACAGGCACTAGAGGATGAGAGGCAGGCCAAAGAGGATGAAGAAGTCTTGCGCAAACTGCAGTCCAGGTAACAGTGTGCAAACACGCAACTTTCAGAATAAGTATTCACAGAATTATGGAGAAcatttgtgcattttatttGCAGGCTGCTACAAGAGGAGGCAAGCAAGAGGCTTGAATTAGAGCAGATTCACCTGCAGCAGCAAGAGGTCTTATCCCAGTCCCAGAAAGAGAAAGTAGAGCTGGAAAAGGAGAAGGCAGAGAAGGAACGTGCCCTGCAGGCTGCACAGGAGCAGCTGGAGAACCTTAAAAGACAGAGACAGGGGGCGCAAGAGGAATATATGGTAGCGGAttcacaattttttaaaaaaaatttattgttCACTATCAAATGAACATTGTCCTTTTCTAGTATATTTTGCTTTTCCAACATTTAGCTCTATGGTTCTCAACCTGGTGTCTAGGGCCCACTAGGGGGCGTCAGCAAACTTCCAAGGGGCCCTCAAGTTGACTTAATGGGGTCATAtgatgctttttaatgttttcctaCTTCTTTAGCGTGTAATGTCACAATATGAATTATTAGCATAATGCTTGTACAAACCCATATGCAAAGAAAGAAGGCGAGGCTTCAGTGAATTGAAGTGTTGTcgtcatttttttcaaatattccaTATCCTTATCTGATAATCATGAATGACTGGAAAAGTCAGATTCATTAGCTAAAAATAGTGGGAACCCAGAAGAACATTCAGCAATTCAGCAAAATGTTcaccattttgaatttaatGATAATTATGTTGGTGAGAAGAATGAAAACCACTAATGTCCCTCTCATCAGACAGAACAGacatttcaatttttattgcCTGTTGTTTCCATTTTTATACTCAAAATAAGATTCATTATTAAACATAAGGCAAATGATCAGGATTTCAGTGATCTTTATTGTTTTTCAGGCCATTACAAAGAAACTGGAACGGGCAAGTAACAAGACAAAAACTTGGAAACACAAAGTCTCTAAACATGAGGGCCTACTTCGAATCGTTCAACCAGGTGACTGAGTGTAAAGTTTCTCAAATACCAGATACCGTTACCAAAAGCACCAGATATatgttttttatgtatttctcAGGCAACAAGAAACCCTGTAAAATGACCAACTGGGGAGAGGCAGCGTTCACCGAAACAGAGCTGAATCAGATGGAGAAGATTTGGCAGGAGAACAAGAATAGATCGCTTGATGGACAGTAACACCTAAAACatctatttgtttttatttgtgtatatttgttttgttttgttttttccaggCAGTCCTCATCTTGATCTTATGTTACTGATTAAATCTGTTGTCActgaaatctttttttattcaagcatttattaatcatgtGCTTGTATAATGGAACATTAGCAGATAAATGATGTGCAAGTTGATTGTGTTGATTTTGTTAAGTTAATGTAAAAAGTGGCATCCATGCTTTTTATACTTATATATGTTGTTTTTACAAACAAATTTAGAAAATGTAACGTTATTATCATTCAACTTTAGTCATTCCAAGTGTATTCTCATTTTTGATGGGAAAATAAAATTACTGTGATACTGTGTCCTCTAGATGTCCCTGTTGATACACAGATACACCCAGAAGACCCATTTATACCCAGATTTTCCCAAAAGATACATAACTGTGATACTGAAGAGTGCATTTAGCCTTATTCTTTGCTTTTTAACCTTTAGCTTCAGcttgtttgaaaatatataatacattttgtatacATAGAATACATTTTGTAGTTCATGATGGGTTGATTTGGTTCAGTttgtgtttaataaatatctgtcAACCTGACTCAACCGAggtgaatttatttaatattgataGCTTTTTATGTGTGTATGCATTGCGTTGTAggtatacattttatcagttcatgttttttctgggaatcaaacccatgacctggGTGTTCTTCAACAGAAGGCATGCCGTCCGTAAAACAGTAGTTTTGCTGTACCCTACTATACtaaaaatctgtttttgaacaaataaagcAGTAATTGATTTCATAAATATACAAGcctgatttttaatttaactgtCAGAATCTATCGTACCTGACATAAAAAATGACTAACATGATCCTTAGGAAATAATTTAATGAGtaaataattcaataataaaataattgtatatagGTGACACAGTTTATTAATATGTAATGTAATcttatttcaaatgaatgagGAAAATAAAGTGGGTGAAATCCAATTGGGAGCTCTAAAAGAAATTTAGAATTGTTATCTGAATCTAACGGCTGCATCCGCATCTGAAGACACGTGCCCGCACTCCTGCTGATGGGTTGCTGTAgaccatttaaaaatgttaaatatctAAACAAATAACATGTTTAGCTTACAACTGCATCTTTCTCTGACATTCTGcagtttttattgttattttttaaagattatgCTATATGAGAACTAGGgatgggtattgacacaattttcacgattcaattcgattactattcacatgctttcgattaGATTAGATTACGATTTCGATTcgatattgattattttggatgtagtatttcagttacagtagcctacatggcaaattttctagaggaaaaaaatctctcaactaatgctgtaaactacaaaTGTTAAGTggattgaaggttaaattaacttatttatataaacaaacccttaaattacactcactgatgtttttattataaataaagtttagaattacataatcatatttcaaataaataataatttattttttgaatctcataataagatggatgtcatttgaaatctgagactttgcttcatatcagaagtaacaaagcacaaagattattgcgatttatcgaaaaaatatttttgctaagaacaaactgaaatgaaaacaattaGTTTTTAATCTATGTATTTCACAGCCTACACCCATCCACTCGTCATCTTACTTCTGAGTGGGAGATCTTCCCAGCTCCCAGGCAGTATCTTGCTTATAGTTCAGGGCGATCACTCCGGGGCTGAGTGGGGTGGTTGACCAGAGTTGAGGGGGCACAGTGACTGAGGTGGCTGGGTTGGGCCCCCTTGTGGCACTGGCGCTATACTCATGACACATAACAACACAGCTAAAAGACAACACAGCCGGCCCGTTATATAGGCAGTATAGGCAAATGCTAAGGGCGCAATCTCACTAGGGGGCGTCAAAGAGGCcaagggataaaaaaaaaagttacaaacaTAACCAAACTGCTGATATCTTTAGCAAACTAAACTTCGAATTAGTATTAATAAtttgtattatataaaaatCCAAAATAAGGGCATTTACTGCACCCGCCCCCAATTGATTGACACCTGGCTGAAGGATGGCCGGAGCGAGGTGTGCCCCGTGTGCCGATTTGTTTACTTTCTGTTTAATGGCTTGTGCTGGATGCGTGCACGTGCTATCAGCGAGGGGCAAAGTGGCGACATGTCAAAACGACCTCATAAATTATCTGGTGCGCAAGGAAGAAAAAAAcgaaaagaagaggaggaaaAATGCGAAAAAGCCAGAGGTAAGACTGTGTGAcgaaaacactgaattaattaaTTGTGCACGTGCACTAGGCTAACACGTTAAACAGATAACTATACAGATGAATATCTACATAAACAGATTGATATCCAATCCTTCAAAAACATGCATTACCATGGCTTGAAAAGCAGCCTTTTTTAAGGCTATTTTAAAGCTATTTAAGTTTAATTTGTGATTTGTTTAGTTTTCTTATTTAGGCTATTGAAGAATTTTATAttagtctttttatttttagtgttgTATCATacttttactgtattatttcaatcattgttgtttgatttgtttttatatttgagtaaattatgatccagttatttggatttatttttaaagtggcttttgtttatattattgtgttgttgttgttttttttaccgAAATGTTGCacttttatttacagtatttaaacTTGAAAACGTCAATGGCAAAATAATTTAGGCTCATGTTTTCTCAAAGCGTCTTTGGGTATCtagaaaagtgctatacaagtgttattaattttttattattttgtctaaatactTGGTGATTTAAATCGCAATATAAGGGGAcgccaaaaaaaaatcttgcctaGGGCGCCAAAGAGGCTAGGGCCGGCACTGGCTAAAAGTATTCCTAATATGTTATACCTTTTGTTGAAAGTAGCCCACTTTTACCTGTTGAGATATGCTTTCACAAGCAGCCCTAAGAGCTGTGTTTGGGAGGTTTGAGTTGTGGAAGGAGCAGAGCTTGTGAGATTGTGGCCTCAGCTTTACAGTCATCAAATTCTGtactgagagagctggacctgagtaacaatgacctgtggattcaggagtgaagcttctctctgatggactgaagtTTTCACCGGTAACTAGTGAAAATTAGGTTTctaagggtgttttcacacttgTCCTCTTTAAAAGAACTGAACACAGTGTGTTTTTAAcagttaacattattttaaaataataaaatcctTTGTGAAAGttacatgcaagctgcccatatgGTTCCAGTGGTATAGTATGTGCAAAGACACAGtctaataatactaataataatgtgTAAATTACCACATtacctcaagttgttctaaacctgtatgattttctttcttctgctgaacacaaaagaagatattttgaataatgtctGGAAACAAACTATTGATGGATCCCATTGACTTctgtagcatttttttttcatactatggaatacatactgtttttttcattatCTGACTGTTGATGCATGTTAAGATTATCTGGCTTTGTGATGACAGAGGAAGGCTGCTGTTGTTTGGCCtcagctctgagttcaaacccatcacacctgagagagttGGATCTGAGCTACAATTACTCAGGACACTCCAGAGTCAAGATGCTCTCGGATCAACTGAATCATCCAAACAGTACACTGGAGATACTCAAGTATGTAGGCCTAAAATTGTGAAGTGTACATTAGTGGTGTATATCACACAATACATCATTGATTCCCTTAGCCAGCGATACAATCTTTGCCGATACCACAACACATGCCATGATAGGATTACGATTAAATTAGATTCAGGGGTATATTGATCTATATATCTGTATTACGATATTATGTGCCTATTTTACACAATTCGTTTTTATTAACTTACAAATGCAaccaaaatt is a genomic window of Megalobrama amblycephala isolate DHTTF-2021 linkage group LG3, ASM1881202v1, whole genome shotgun sequence containing:
- the swap70a gene encoding switch-associated protein 70 codes for the protein MISRDEILKPIWYAFTALDLDRNGKVSKSQLKVLSHNLCTILKIPHNISALEEHFKDDDEGPVSTQGYMPYLNMFILNKIQPNFDFAELNNMCWTLSAPKHISSKNLLISDKDTFKLWCIFNFLSEDKYPLHIVTEELEYFLRKLLGAMGCSWNEGRFEDYKMRLSAKKHHMNAWELIELIGLGHFTKGINPQTVSMGINEVYQELVLDVIKQGYMMKKGHKRKNWTERWFKLHLNYISYYVSEDLIEQKGCITLDRNCCVESLPDKDGRKNLFIIKCVEKSFEISAPDKKTKQEWIQAIQDCIVRIRQGLSSSHRESRQKRRELRNRMKAEQEMMENRMRQLQLANESKQAQLEAMKNLHEASLRGDLEEQRRLQTQAELLERYRQDLEQEKMARMQMEEQVVEKSSEVEQYFQRMQELEDMYRQLKQALEDERQAKEDEEVLRKLQSRLLQEEASKRLELEQIHLQQQEVLSQSQKEKVELEKEKAEKERALQAAQEQLENLKRQRQGAQEEYMAITKKLERASNKTKTWKHKVSKHEGLLRIVQPGNKKPCKMTNWGEAAFTETELNQMEKIWQENKNRSLDGQ